One Pseudodesulfovibrio cashew DNA window includes the following coding sequences:
- a CDS encoding saccharopine dehydrogenase family protein, translated as MSKVLIIGAGGVGSVAVHKCAQVPEVFSEIHLASRTKSKCDAIAASVKERTGVDVSTYQVDADNVAETVTLLKQIKPDLLVNLALPYQDLPLMDACLEAGVNYMDTANYEPPEEAKFEYKWQWAYRERFEQAGLTALLGSGFDPGVTNVFAAHAMKHHFDEIHVLDIIDCNAGDHGQAFATNFNPEINIREITQRGRYWERGEWVETDPLSWSMDYEFPEGIGHKKCYLMYHEELESLVMHIKGLKRARFWMTFGDQYLTHLRVLEGIGMTSIEPIDYKGQQIQPLQFLKAVLPEPGSLGPLTKGRTCIGNVMTGIKDGKEKKLYVYNICSHEDAYEEVGSQAISYTTGVPAMIGAMMLLTGKWSGKGVFHMEQFDPDPFMEALNKHGLPWHEVEL; from the coding sequence ATGTCCAAGGTTCTGATCATCGGCGCCGGCGGTGTCGGCAGCGTGGCGGTGCACAAGTGCGCCCAGGTTCCCGAAGTCTTCTCCGAAATCCATCTGGCCAGCCGGACCAAGTCCAAATGCGACGCCATCGCCGCGTCCGTGAAGGAACGTACCGGCGTGGACGTGTCCACCTATCAGGTGGACGCGGATAACGTGGCCGAAACCGTGACCCTGCTCAAGCAGATCAAACCCGACCTGTTGGTCAACCTGGCCCTGCCTTACCAGGACCTGCCGCTCATGGACGCCTGCCTGGAGGCCGGGGTCAACTACATGGACACCGCCAACTACGAACCGCCGGAAGAGGCCAAGTTCGAATACAAGTGGCAGTGGGCCTACCGCGAGCGCTTCGAGCAGGCCGGGCTCACGGCCCTGCTGGGCTCCGGCTTCGACCCGGGCGTGACCAACGTGTTCGCGGCCCACGCCATGAAGCACCATTTCGACGAAATCCACGTCCTGGACATCATCGACTGCAACGCGGGCGACCACGGCCAGGCTTTCGCCACCAACTTCAACCCGGAGATCAACATCCGGGAGATCACCCAGCGCGGCCGCTACTGGGAACGCGGAGAGTGGGTGGAGACCGATCCGCTGTCCTGGTCCATGGACTACGAGTTCCCCGAGGGCATCGGACACAAGAAGTGCTACCTCATGTACCATGAGGAGCTGGAGTCTCTGGTCATGCACATCAAGGGCCTGAAGCGCGCCCGCTTCTGGATGACCTTCGGCGACCAGTACCTCACTCACCTGCGCGTGCTTGAGGGCATCGGCATGACCTCCATCGAGCCCATCGACTACAAGGGGCAGCAAATCCAGCCCCTCCAGTTTCTCAAGGCCGTGCTGCCCGAGCCGGGGTCCCTCGGTCCGCTGACCAAGGGCCGGACCTGCATCGGCAACGTCATGACCGGCATCAAGGACGGCAAGGAGAAGAAGCTCTACGTCTACAACATATGCAGCCACGAAGACGCCTACGAAGAGGTCGGCTCCCAGGCCATATCCTACACCACCGGCGTCCCGGCCATGATCGGGGCCATGATGCTGCTCACCGGCAAGTGGTCCGGCAAGGGCGTCTTCCACATGGAGCAGTTCGACCCCGACCCGTTCATGGAAGCCCTGAACAAGCACGGCCTGCCCTGGCACGAAGTGGAACTGTAA
- the speB gene encoding agmatinase — protein sequence MAAHFLDGEIRNATPEEAGIHVIPVPLEASVSYGGGTAKGPEAIIGASTQLELWDGKGIPAELGIHTMPPINCDGPVHKVLDRIEDAVAFAVECDALPLVLGGEHTVTLGALRALKQRYRFGVVQIDAHADLRNTYEGSPYSHACVMRRAVEDLGLPLFQIGVRALSADEADFRKESEIPHLDARALHLSGIPKKILPMDFPDRIYVTFDVDGLDPSVIRATGTPVPGGIGWQDALTLLERVLDGRTLIGADVVELAPAPGDHASDFAAAQLAYTLMGLLPVTE from the coding sequence ATGGCCGCGCATTTTCTCGACGGAGAAATCCGTAACGCCACGCCCGAAGAGGCGGGCATCCACGTCATCCCCGTACCCCTGGAGGCTTCGGTCTCCTATGGCGGCGGCACGGCGAAGGGACCTGAGGCGATCATCGGAGCCTCGACCCAGCTGGAACTGTGGGACGGCAAGGGTATTCCCGCCGAACTCGGCATCCACACCATGCCCCCGATCAACTGCGACGGCCCGGTGCACAAGGTCCTGGACCGCATTGAGGACGCCGTGGCCTTTGCCGTGGAGTGCGACGCCCTGCCCCTGGTCCTCGGCGGCGAGCACACCGTCACCCTGGGAGCGCTCCGGGCCCTGAAGCAGCGGTACCGCTTCGGCGTGGTCCAGATCGACGCCCACGCCGACCTGCGCAACACCTACGAAGGCTCGCCCTACAGCCACGCCTGCGTCATGCGCCGGGCCGTGGAAGACCTCGGCCTGCCCCTCTTCCAGATAGGGGTACGCGCCCTGAGCGCCGACGAGGCGGACTTCCGCAAGGAAAGTGAGATTCCCCACCTGGACGCCCGGGCCCTGCACCTCTCCGGCATCCCCAAGAAGATCCTCCCCATGGATTTCCCGGACCGGATCTACGTGACCTTCGACGTGGACGGCCTGGACCCCTCGGTCATCCGGGCCACGGGCACCCCCGTCCCGGGCGGCATCGGCTGGCAGGATGCACTGACCCTGCTGGAGCGGGTGCTTGACGGCAGGACGCTGATTGGTGCGGACGTGGTGGAACTCGCCCCGGCCCCCGGCGACCACGCCTCGGACTTTGCGGCGGCCCAGCTTGCCTACACCCTCATGGGCCTGCTCCCCGTCACGGAATAA
- the nspC gene encoding carboxynorspermidine decarboxylase, translating into MNGALEYRFDPEAVPTPAYVVDEGLLRDNLAVLASVRERAGCKILLALKCFAMHAVFPMLAETLDGVCASSPHEARLGHEEFGREVHTFAAGYSEADIRDLCETSGHIVFNSFAQLDRFRPLVRELAAKHGREIELGVRINPEHSEGAVPLYDPCSPGSRLGVRNAHFDRDNLDGVTGLHWHNLCEQDADCLERTIAAVEANFADVLPRMRYVNFGGGHHITRSDYDVDLLVDLIVRFKKKWGVEVYLEPGEAVALNAGYLVASVLDVTQADMPLAVMDSAVPCHMPDVIEMPYRPHIVGSGKAGEKAWTCRIGGPSCLAGDVAGEYSFDRPLKLGDKLIFTDMAIYTMVKNNTFNGIPLPSIHRYNPETNALALVRSFGYEDFKNRLS; encoded by the coding sequence ATGAACGGCGCCCTGGAATACCGTTTCGATCCCGAAGCGGTCCCAACGCCCGCCTACGTGGTGGACGAGGGGCTGCTGCGGGACAACCTGGCCGTGCTCGCCTCGGTGCGCGAGCGGGCCGGGTGCAAGATCCTGCTCGCTCTCAAGTGCTTCGCCATGCACGCGGTCTTCCCCATGCTGGCCGAGACCCTGGACGGCGTCTGCGCCAGCTCGCCCCATGAGGCGCGGCTGGGCCACGAGGAGTTCGGGCGCGAGGTCCACACCTTCGCCGCCGGATACTCCGAGGCGGACATCCGCGACCTGTGCGAAACCAGCGGGCACATCGTGTTCAACTCCTTTGCCCAGCTGGACCGGTTCCGGCCCCTGGTGCGGGAGCTGGCCGCGAAACACGGACGCGAGATCGAACTCGGCGTGCGCATCAACCCAGAGCACTCGGAAGGGGCCGTACCGCTGTACGATCCCTGCTCACCGGGCTCGCGCCTGGGCGTGCGCAACGCACATTTCGACAGGGACAACCTGGACGGCGTCACCGGGCTGCACTGGCACAACCTGTGCGAGCAGGACGCCGACTGCCTGGAACGGACCATCGCGGCGGTGGAGGCCAACTTCGCCGACGTGCTGCCGCGCATGCGCTACGTCAACTTCGGCGGCGGCCACCACATCACCCGATCCGACTACGATGTGGACCTTCTGGTGGACCTGATCGTCCGCTTCAAAAAGAAGTGGGGCGTGGAGGTCTACCTGGAGCCAGGCGAGGCCGTGGCCCTCAACGCGGGCTACCTGGTGGCCTCGGTCCTGGACGTGACCCAGGCGGACATGCCCCTGGCGGTCATGGACTCGGCCGTACCCTGCCACATGCCCGACGTCATCGAGATGCCCTACCGGCCGCACATCGTCGGCTCGGGCAAGGCCGGGGAAAAGGCGTGGACCTGCCGCATCGGCGGCCCCTCCTGCCTGGCCGGAGACGTGGCCGGGGAGTATTCCTTCGACCGCCCTCTCAAGTTGGGAGACAAGCTCATTTTCACGGACATGGCCATCTATACCATGGTCAAGAACAACACATTCAACGGCATCCCCCTGCCGTCCATTCACCGCTACAACCCGGAAACCAACGCCCTCGCCCTTGTCCGCTCCTTCGGCTACGAGGACTTCAAGAACCGGCTCTCGTAA
- a CDS encoding pyridoxal-phosphate dependent enzyme, producing MLDLTINEQGLEKAVACAREKNIIIPTLEQMCDPEKIPAAVKEKLGSLGLWDLDPLNLFRITWKNEDKETGGAYAGVNHIELPSSLTGVPARIVMLVGKWFPTGAHKVGAAFGCLAPRLVTGQFDPTSQKAVWPSTGNYCRGGAYDSNLLGCESIAILPEGMSQERFDWLAAVAGEVIKTPGSESNVKEIFDKCWELRQSGDDIMIFNQFDDMGNYLWHYTVTGRAMEELVNGLTEDAQKRFKGVILSTGSGGTLASGDYLKQRFHGVKIGACEALQCPTLLNNGFGDHRIEGIGDKHVPWVHNVRNTDMVIAVDDEVPMNLIRLFNEPAGVQALKDNGVPAEIADNLHLLGISSVANMVSAIKFAKYYELGEDDVVLSVATDSMGMYQSRLAELTAERGEYAVTDAAYSRAVLDSVTVDNMQELGYYDRKRIHNLKYYTWIEQQGMAFEDIQAQWYDESYWENVQKLAPKVDELINEFNRRTGLLEEMEA from the coding sequence ATGCTTGATCTGACCATCAACGAACAGGGCCTGGAAAAGGCCGTGGCATGCGCCCGCGAAAAAAATATCATCATCCCCACCCTGGAGCAGATGTGCGACCCGGAGAAGATCCCCGCCGCCGTCAAGGAGAAGCTCGGCTCCCTGGGCCTGTGGGACCTCGACCCGCTCAACCTCTTCCGCATCACCTGGAAGAACGAGGACAAGGAAACCGGCGGCGCCTACGCCGGGGTCAACCACATCGAGCTGCCCTCCTCCCTGACCGGTGTGCCCGCGCGCATCGTCATGCTGGTGGGCAAGTGGTTCCCCACCGGCGCGCACAAGGTAGGCGCGGCCTTCGGCTGCCTGGCTCCCCGCCTGGTCACCGGCCAGTTCGACCCCACCAGCCAGAAGGCTGTCTGGCCTTCCACCGGCAACTACTGCCGGGGCGGCGCCTACGACTCCAACCTGCTCGGCTGCGAGTCCATCGCCATCCTGCCCGAGGGCATGAGCCAGGAGCGTTTCGACTGGCTCGCCGCCGTGGCCGGCGAAGTCATCAAGACCCCTGGTTCCGAGTCCAACGTCAAGGAAATCTTCGACAAATGCTGGGAGCTGCGCCAGTCCGGCGACGACATCATGATCTTCAACCAGTTCGACGACATGGGCAACTACCTGTGGCACTACACGGTCACGGGCCGCGCCATGGAGGAACTGGTCAACGGCCTCACCGAAGACGCGCAGAAGCGCTTCAAGGGCGTGATCCTTTCCACCGGCTCGGGAGGCACCCTGGCCTCGGGCGACTACCTCAAGCAGCGCTTCCACGGCGTCAAGATCGGTGCCTGCGAGGCGCTCCAGTGCCCCACTCTGCTCAACAACGGCTTCGGCGACCACCGCATCGAGGGCATCGGCGACAAGCACGTGCCCTGGGTACACAACGTCCGCAACACGGACATGGTCATCGCCGTTGACGACGAGGTGCCCATGAACCTGATCCGCCTGTTCAACGAGCCTGCAGGCGTCCAGGCCCTCAAGGACAACGGCGTCCCGGCGGAGATCGCGGATAACCTGCACCTCCTCGGCATCTCCTCGGTGGCCAACATGGTCTCGGCCATCAAGTTCGCCAAATACTACGAGCTGGGCGAGGACGACGTGGTCCTGTCCGTGGCCACGGACTCCATGGGCATGTATCAGAGCCGTCTGGCCGAGCTGACCGCCGAGCGCGGCGAATACGCCGTGACCGACGCGGCCTACTCCCGCGCCGTGCTGGACAGCGTCACCGTCGACAACATGCAGGAGCTCGGCTACTACGACCGCAAGCGCATCCACAACCTCAAGTACTACACCTGGATCGAACAGCAGGGCATGGCCTTCGAGGACATCCAGGCCCAGTGGTACGACGAGTCCTATTGGGAGAACGTCCAGAAGCTGGCCCCCAAGGTGGACGAGCTGATCAACGAATTCAACCGGCGCACCGGCCTGCTCGAGGAAATGGAGGCGTAG
- a CDS encoding YgeY family selenium metabolism-linked hydrolase → MGNKTEYTRLSVTLCQELVSIPSLSGDEGDVAKALSAAMHANGFDRVDVDRYGNVVGRILGNRPGPCILLDGHMDTVPVPDPSVWSQDPFGGDVVGNKIYGRGTSDMKGALAAMVGAAAWFADEKGRDFAGQVCVAGVVHEEMFEGIAAREISAAIKPDFVVIGEASELNLKIGQRGRAEIVVETFGVPAHSANPEKGVNAVHKMNDLTRAIETIEAPEQDVLGKGICVLTDIKSTPYPGASVVPSGCRVTYDRRLLVGETPESVLAPINEMIGKLSESDPDFKAKAYFAKGKESCYTGKDIAGERFFPGWLYGEDEPFVSGVLDGLKQAGLTPEISHYAFCTNGSHYAGEAGIRTLGYGPSRENLAHTIDEHVEIEQLEKATLGYKAIIEALLKTD, encoded by the coding sequence ATGGGCAACAAGACCGAATACACCCGCCTGAGCGTCACCCTCTGCCAGGAACTGGTCTCCATTCCCAGCCTCTCCGGTGACGAGGGCGATGTGGCCAAGGCCCTGTCCGCAGCCATGCACGCCAACGGCTTCGACCGAGTGGACGTGGACCGCTACGGCAACGTGGTGGGCCGCATCCTCGGCAACCGCCCCGGTCCCTGCATTCTCCTCGACGGCCACATGGACACCGTGCCCGTGCCCGACCCGTCGGTCTGGTCCCAGGACCCGTTCGGCGGCGACGTCGTGGGCAACAAGATCTACGGACGCGGCACCTCGGACATGAAGGGCGCCCTGGCCGCCATGGTCGGTGCCGCGGCCTGGTTCGCCGACGAGAAGGGCCGCGACTTCGCCGGGCAGGTGTGCGTGGCGGGCGTGGTCCATGAGGAGATGTTCGAGGGCATCGCCGCCCGCGAGATATCCGCCGCCATCAAGCCCGACTTCGTGGTCATCGGCGAGGCCTCGGAGCTCAATCTCAAGATAGGCCAGCGCGGCCGGGCCGAAATCGTGGTCGAGACCTTCGGGGTCCCGGCCCACTCGGCCAACCCGGAAAAGGGCGTCAACGCCGTACACAAGATGAACGACCTGACACGGGCCATCGAGACCATCGAAGCGCCTGAGCAGGACGTGCTCGGCAAGGGGATCTGCGTGCTCACCGACATCAAGTCCACCCCCTACCCCGGCGCGTCCGTGGTGCCCAGCGGCTGCCGCGTCACCTATGACCGCCGCCTGCTGGTGGGCGAGACCCCGGAGAGCGTGCTGGCTCCCATCAACGAGATGATCGGCAAACTGTCGGAGAGCGACCCTGACTTCAAGGCCAAGGCTTACTTCGCCAAGGGCAAGGAGTCCTGCTACACCGGCAAGGACATCGCCGGGGAACGCTTCTTCCCGGGCTGGCTTTACGGCGAGGACGAGCCCTTTGTCAGCGGCGTGCTGGACGGCCTGAAACAGGCCGGGCTCACCCCCGAGATATCCCACTACGCCTTCTGCACCAACGGCAGCCACTACGCCGGGGAAGCTGGCATCCGCACCCTGGGCTACGGCCCCTCGCGCGAAAATCTGGCCCACACCATCGACGAGCACGTGGAAATCGAACAGCTCGAAAAGGCCACCCTCGGCTACAAGGCCATCATCGAGGCCCTGCTGAAAACAGACTAA
- a CDS encoding N-acyl-D-amino-acid deacylase family protein, with translation MSIRIDNAQIIDGTGAPAYPGSILIEGELIIAVGDVRAEAARVIDAGGNVVCPGFIDTHSHSDLVVMEQPFIWPKIRQGVTTEILGQDGISMAPLPEAHIPAWRKNLAGLEGESDTLDWRYATTGGYLDALERSGVGTNMAYLVPHGNVRMEAMGLDDRKASDADLETMGDILRREFEAGGFGLSTGLIYPPCTYADKREMEALCTVAAEYGRPLVIHQRSEADTILESMAEVLDIGRKTGVHVHFSHFKVCGKNNADKFEPVMALLDQAAAEGLRVTFDQYPYVAGSTMLGAILPPWAHAGGTERLLERLADSEARARMLHDIKHGIDGWDNFVAFAGLDGIFVTSVRTEANADTIGKTLTEIGAMRGKPGLEAALDLMLQEENAVGMVDFYGLEEHVMAIMSRPEMNACTDGLLGGTPHPRTFGAFPRILGKYVREEKVMSLEEAVRKMTGKPAETFAIEKRGILKPGNFADVVIFDPKTVRDKGTYTNPARHPSGIELVMVNGSVVHGRETTETPCGKVLRLGLERPVFA, from the coding sequence ATGAGCATCCGCATAGACAACGCACAGATCATCGACGGCACCGGCGCTCCCGCATACCCCGGCAGCATCCTCATCGAGGGCGAACTCATCATCGCCGTGGGCGACGTCAGAGCCGAGGCCGCCCGGGTCATCGACGCCGGAGGGAACGTGGTCTGCCCCGGCTTCATCGACACCCACAGCCACTCCGACCTGGTGGTCATGGAACAGCCCTTCATCTGGCCCAAAATCCGCCAGGGCGTGACCACCGAGATCCTCGGTCAGGACGGCATATCCATGGCCCCGCTGCCAGAGGCGCACATCCCGGCCTGGCGCAAGAACCTGGCCGGGCTGGAAGGCGAGTCCGACACCCTGGACTGGCGCTACGCCACCACCGGCGGCTACCTGGATGCCCTGGAGCGAAGCGGCGTCGGGACCAACATGGCCTACCTCGTGCCCCACGGAAACGTGCGCATGGAGGCCATGGGACTGGATGACCGCAAGGCTTCGGACGCGGACCTCGAAACCATGGGCGACATCCTGCGCCGCGAGTTCGAGGCTGGGGGCTTCGGCCTGTCCACCGGGCTCATCTATCCGCCGTGCACCTACGCGGACAAACGTGAAATGGAGGCCCTGTGCACCGTGGCCGCCGAGTACGGCCGTCCGCTGGTCATCCACCAGCGCAGCGAGGCCGACACCATCCTGGAGTCCATGGCCGAAGTCCTGGACATCGGGCGCAAGACCGGCGTGCACGTTCACTTTTCCCATTTCAAGGTCTGCGGCAAGAACAACGCGGACAAATTCGAGCCGGTCATGGCGCTGCTGGATCAGGCGGCGGCAGAGGGACTCCGGGTCACCTTCGACCAGTACCCCTACGTGGCGGGCTCGACCATGCTCGGGGCCATTCTCCCGCCCTGGGCCCACGCCGGGGGCACCGAGCGGCTCCTGGAGCGGCTTGCGGACTCCGAAGCCCGCGCCCGGATGCTGCACGACATCAAGCACGGCATTGACGGCTGGGACAACTTCGTGGCCTTTGCCGGGCTGGACGGCATCTTCGTCACCAGCGTGCGCACCGAGGCCAACGCGGACACCATCGGCAAAACCCTGACCGAGATCGGGGCCATGCGCGGCAAGCCCGGCCTGGAAGCCGCCCTGGACCTAATGCTCCAGGAGGAGAACGCCGTTGGCATGGTCGATTTCTACGGCCTGGAGGAGCACGTCATGGCGATAATGTCCCGCCCGGAGATGAACGCCTGCACCGACGGCCTGCTGGGCGGCACGCCCCACCCGCGCACCTTCGGGGCCTTTCCGCGCATCCTGGGCAAATACGTCCGGGAGGAGAAGGTCATGTCCCTGGAGGAGGCGGTCCGCAAGATGACCGGCAAGCCCGCCGAGACCTTCGCCATCGAGAAACGCGGCATTCTCAAGCCCGGTAACTTCGCCGACGTGGTGATCTTTGACCCGAAAACCGTGCGCGACAAGGGGACCTACACCAACCCGGCGAGGCACCCATCGGGCATCGAACTGGTCATGGTCAACGGGAGCGTGGTCCACGGCAGGGAAACCACGGAAACACCGTGCGGAAAAGTGCTCAGACTCGGGCTCGAACGCCCAGTTTTCGCCTAG
- a CDS encoding ankyrin repeat domain-containing protein, translating into MRTETRKCTPHAPFPLALLLTFATILLATSPAGAIMPPEVYAKASQQSRIKAIATITAVRTLRIGKRATTKSVTFKPEFFLGAEGADPFTGICESVETAEQKANLMVGGDIYFYPHANRRVFVTVRDNGGVITSMTTMTPELERIIREEPERLLYGIGRVRIKPGSVDTITPRLRGKEPLPESERPSSIISLEELGAAKTERGYKEPNVAGRGEFPTAGELQGRLQLALGMDDLEEAKRLLDRGADPNRLPGGGLTPLMVTETEPMANLLLQYGADPMARDKDGGTLLHYAVSKRDAPALIRLYAAKGVNPEELGWDNATPLMTALAAAHERGPLQPSIPGAGQEEIDNAPDLDAVLAALAEAGADLNERGHSGATPLITVTIWNDGRLAKALLKAGADKTLRDNGGKTAKDLAYELGHRYIYQMLE; encoded by the coding sequence ATGCGCACTGAGACCCGAAAATGCACACCCCATGCTCCGTTTCCCCTCGCCCTGCTCCTAACCTTCGCAACCATCCTGCTCGCCACCTCACCGGCCGGCGCGATCATGCCGCCCGAGGTCTATGCCAAGGCGTCGCAGCAGTCGCGCATCAAGGCCATCGCCACCATCACGGCGGTCAGAACCCTCCGCATCGGCAAACGCGCCACAACAAAGTCGGTCACTTTCAAGCCGGAATTTTTCCTGGGGGCCGAGGGGGCCGATCCCTTCACCGGAATTTGCGAGTCCGTGGAAACAGCGGAACAAAAAGCCAACCTGATGGTCGGCGGCGACATCTATTTCTATCCTCATGCCAATCGGCGAGTCTTCGTCACGGTCAGAGATAACGGCGGAGTCATCACCTCCATGACAACCATGACCCCGGAACTGGAAAGAATTATCAGAGAGGAGCCCGAGCGGCTCCTCTACGGCATCGGCCGAGTCCGGATCAAGCCCGGATCAGTCGATACGATCACCCCGAGGCTGCGGGGCAAGGAACCGCTCCCAGAGAGTGAACGTCCCTCGTCCATCATCTCCCTGGAGGAACTCGGAGCGGCCAAGACGGAAAGGGGATACAAGGAGCCCAACGTGGCCGGGCGGGGCGAGTTTCCCACAGCCGGGGAGTTGCAGGGACGGCTCCAGCTCGCCTTGGGCATGGACGACCTGGAAGAGGCCAAACGGCTGCTGGACAGGGGGGCTGACCCCAACCGTCTGCCCGGCGGCGGACTGACGCCATTGATGGTCACCGAGACCGAGCCCATGGCCAACCTGCTGCTGCAATACGGTGCCGACCCCATGGCAAGGGACAAGGATGGCGGCACCCTGCTGCACTACGCAGTGAGCAAACGCGACGCCCCGGCCCTGATCAGGCTCTACGCGGCAAAGGGAGTGAATCCCGAAGAACTGGGTTGGGACAACGCCACACCGCTCATGACCGCACTGGCCGCCGCCCACGAGCGGGGACCGCTCCAGCCCTCCATCCCGGGAGCCGGGCAGGAGGAAATCGACAACGCGCCGGACCTGGACGCCGTGCTGGCCGCCCTGGCCGAAGCCGGGGCCGACCTGAACGAGAGGGGCCATTCCGGCGCCACGCCGCTCATAACGGTGACGATCTGGAACGACGGCAGGCTGGCAAAGGCCCTGCTCAAGGCTGGCGCGGACAAGACCCTTCGGGACAACGGCGGCAAGACGGCCAAGGACCTGGCCTACGAACTGGGGCACCGCTACATCTACCAGATGTTGGAATAG
- the speA gene encoding biosynthetic arginine decarboxylase, translating to MTPTLERWTVERSRELYGVREWGAGFFGVSDSGELQVTAKPGSFEHAVSIPEVIEGIQARGLDMPVLLRIENILDTQISLLNDNFRSAIESLDYKGSYLGAYPIKVNQQQQVVEAVTRHGKAYHHGLEAGSKAELIAAMGMLRDTEAVLVCNGYKDEEFIDLGLHATQLGFKCIMVIEMPGELPTIISRSKELGIKPNLGVRVKLSSQANGLWAESGGDRSIFGLNAAQIIEVIDTLKDAEMLDCLQLLHYHLGSQIPNIREIRNAVAEASRVYAGLTHEGAGMRYLDLGGGLAVDYDGTQTNFMSSRNYTTDEYCVDVVEGVMTVLDEQGVEHPTIITESGRALVAYYSMLLFNVLESARFEVEPLPDALPEETNIHIRHIFETLQTLNLRNIQECFNDALYYRDEIRQAFSQGNMSFRERALGDRVFWETVNRIALLAKDLPSLPHELEGITQALSDIYYCNFSVFQSLPDAWAIGQLFPVMPVHRLEERPTREGLLADITCDCDGKIDRFIDSHGVKRTMPLHELKDSEEYYLGAFLVGAYQETLGDLHNLLGDTNVVTIRIREGGGFDFVGELEGDTVEDILSYVEYDTRMLFNRFRETAENAVREGRITPVQRKETLQAYKNGLQGYTYFER from the coding sequence GTGACCCCTACCCTGGAGAGATGGACCGTTGAACGGTCCAGAGAACTGTACGGCGTTCGTGAATGGGGAGCCGGCTTTTTCGGCGTTTCCGATTCTGGCGAACTTCAGGTAACCGCCAAGCCCGGCTCCTTCGAGCACGCGGTCAGCATACCCGAAGTGATCGAGGGCATCCAGGCGCGCGGCCTGGACATGCCGGTGCTCCTGCGCATCGAGAATATCCTCGACACCCAGATTTCCCTGCTCAACGACAATTTCCGGTCCGCCATCGAGAGCCTTGACTACAAGGGCTCCTATCTCGGCGCGTACCCCATCAAAGTCAATCAGCAACAGCAGGTGGTGGAGGCCGTGACCCGTCACGGCAAGGCCTACCATCACGGACTGGAAGCAGGCAGCAAGGCCGAGCTCATCGCGGCCATGGGCATGCTTCGGGACACCGAAGCGGTGCTGGTCTGCAATGGCTACAAGGACGAGGAGTTCATCGACCTCGGCCTGCACGCCACCCAGCTCGGCTTCAAGTGCATCATGGTCATCGAGATGCCCGGCGAGCTGCCGACCATCATCAGCCGGTCCAAAGAGCTCGGCATCAAGCCGAACCTCGGCGTGCGCGTCAAGCTCTCCTCCCAGGCCAATGGCCTTTGGGCGGAGTCCGGCGGCGACCGCTCCATCTTCGGGCTCAACGCCGCGCAGATCATCGAAGTCATCGACACGCTCAAGGACGCGGAGATGCTCGACTGCCTGCAGCTGCTGCACTACCACCTGGGCTCGCAGATCCCCAACATTCGGGAGATCCGCAATGCCGTGGCCGAGGCCAGCCGCGTTTACGCAGGCCTGACCCACGAGGGCGCGGGCATGCGCTACCTCGACCTGGGCGGCGGCCTGGCCGTGGACTACGACGGCACCCAGACCAACTTCATGAGCAGCCGCAACTACACCACCGACGAATACTGCGTGGATGTGGTCGAGGGCGTCATGACCGTGCTCGACGAGCAGGGAGTGGAGCACCCGACCATCATCACCGAGTCTGGCCGCGCCCTGGTGGCCTACTACTCCATGCTGCTCTTCAACGTGCTGGAATCGGCCCGCTTCGAGGTGGAGCCCCTTCCGGATGCCCTGCCCGAAGAAACCAACATCCACATCCGGCACATCTTCGAGACCCTGCAAACCCTGAACCTGCGCAACATACAGGAGTGCTTCAACGACGCCCTGTACTACCGCGACGAGATCCGCCAGGCGTTCAGTCAGGGCAACATGTCGTTCCGCGAACGCGCCCTGGGTGACCGGGTATTCTGGGAGACCGTCAACCGCATCGCCTTGCTGGCCAAGGACCTGCCCAGCCTGCCCCACGAGCTGGAAGGCATCACCCAGGCCCTTTCGGATATCTATTACTGCAACTTCAGCGTGTTCCAGTCACTCCCCGACGCCTGGGCCATAGGACAGCTCTTCCCGGTCATGCCAGTGCATCGGCTGGAGGAGCGGCCCACCCGCGAGGGGCTGCTGGCGGACATAACCTGCGACTGCGACGGCAAGATCGACCGCTTCATCGACAGCCATGGCGTCAAACGGACCATGCCCCTGCACGAGCTCAAGGATTCCGAGGAATATTACCTCGGGGCCTTCCTCGTGGGCGCGTACCAGGAGACCCTCGGCGACCTGCACAACCTGCTCGGCGACACCAACGTGGTCACCATCAGGATTCGCGAAGGCGGCGGGTTCGACTTTGTCGGCGAATTGGAAGGCGATACGGTGGAGGACATCCTCTCCTACGTGGAGTACGACACCCGGATGCTCTTCAATCGTTTCCGCGAGACAGCGGAGAACGCCGTGCGGGAAGGCCGGATCACTCCGGTCCAGCGAAAGGAAACGCTCCAGGCCTACAAGAACGGGCTGCAGGGCTACACCTACTTCGAAAGATAA